TCTACAGCGATAAAATGATTGAGGGCTCGCCTAAGAATGCCATTTCGACCGTGCCGATCATGCCTTGGCCTCATCGCTAGACTTCGCGTATACCCGATGCGCTCATCAAGAATGATCGTTCCTTAGACTCGTACCTCATGGCTAAGCACTCTACTTTCAAAGCCGTGTAACATATTTTTTATCATCTTTGATCAGTAAGAATCCCACGAGGTTCTCATCACATGTTGCGTGATGAGAACCTCTGTAGGTTGACCTCCCTTACACTTTAATCGTTAAGAACAGTGGGTTTCCATTCCGGTGGACAAGTACTAGCGCAAGCTTGTCATGCGTCAGTTCCGAGACGACTTCCTGGTACTCCCGCAGAGAATGAATCTCTTCCTTATTGATTTCACTGATGATATCGCCACGGACAAGACCAGCGCGTTCGGCTTGACTTCCTGGTTCGACATAGGTGACGACCACTCCTTCGGTCATGCCTTTGACACCAAGTGTTTGGGCTAATCGTTGGTCCAGATCCTGAACTTTCACCCCAGCCAACGCGCTCTCATGAACACTTTTCCCGACGCTTGCCAATTGGATGGAATCAGGGTGTTCCGAGATTTTCGTGCTGAGTTTCTGTTCTTCGCCATCGCGCATGATGGTGATATCCACCGAGGTATCGACTGGTGTCCGCGTCACTTCGCGTTGTAACGTGCGTGGGTTCGTAATGGCCACCCCTTGATACATGACGATCGTGTCACCGCGTTGCAAACCCGCTCCCTCCGCTGGACTTCCGGATCGCACATCCGTTACCAACGCGCCTTTGGTGTCATCGAGGTTGAGGGTTTTGGCGAGGTCAGAGGTCAATTCTTGAATGCCAACGCCCAGGTATCCACGCACGACTTTGCCGTTCTTGACTAAGCTATCGAATACGGGTTGCGCCATGCTGGCTGGAATGGCAAAGCCAACGCCTTGTGACCCGCCGGTTCGGGAGAAGATCGCGGTGTTGATGCCGATGAGTTCACCTTGCGTGTTGACCAACGCTCCCCCAGAGTTGCCTGGATTGATCGCGGCATCTGTTTGGATGAAGTCTTCATATTGCGTAATGCCCATGCCCCCTCTTCCCAAAGCGCTCACGATGCCTTGAGTCACAGTCGAACTCAAGCCAAAAGGATTGCCGACCGCGAGGACATAATCTCCAACTTGAAGCTCCGAGATATTTCCCCATTTCAAGTAGGGGAGGTCCTTGGCATCAATCTTGAGGATGGCGAGGTCGGTCTGAGGGTCGGTTCCCACGACGGTCCCTGTGAATTCCCGTTTGTCAACCAGCATCACGGTCACGGTTTTGGCTCCATCGACAACGTGAAAATTCGTGACAATGTGGCCGTCGGGAGAAACGATCACACCGGACCCTGACCCCATGCCGAAATGCTCTTGTGGGGGGCTTGGCATGCCTGGTTTTCCAAAGAAATCTCTAAAGGAATCAAAGGGGCCTTCTTGAAAATTCGAATTCATGACTTTTTGGGCCGTGATGTTGACGACGGCTGGTGTGACTGATTTCGCAATCTCAGCAAACCCATGTTCTTTAACGTGTTGTTGCATTGATGCGTGAGCAGAGTCTGAGCTTTTGGTCGGGGAAGCTAAGGATACGCCGGGAACGTTGATTGACCCCAGAATCATCGACCCAGTGAGCCAGCTTGCGACGACAAGTCCCATGACGAGTCCCAGTGTCTTCCGATTTGTCTTGCTCGTTGTCTTCTGGGACTGTTGGCTAAACGATTGAAACAAATGTCTCATAGTAACCTCCTACATAAAGAGACAAGCGTGAATGTGTGAGTTCGCTGGTAAGACCAGTCGAACAATTGTTAAATACCTTGTATCAGGCAAATATGAGACGGTGATTAAATGAAGATTAAGACTTTCTTAGGCAGGAATGCGACGAGTGCAGAAGCTCTTGGCGGGGAAGCCACGAAAAATCGGACTATACAGGAGAAGTTCACCATCATTTTCCCGTGCTTGGCAAATGAATGCGAGCGTGAATCGTGAATGGAGGCTGGGTGTCTGGAATTGATGAACCGGATCGGACAGTCCATACATGCTATCGGGATTGAATTTTCTTGGTTTGGTCATGTGCGTTTGGAGACTGATTTTATTCTCTGCGTCTCTTCCCATGGCTGAGATGGCGGAGGGGGTAGGATTCGAACCTACGGTCCCGTGAAGGACTCCGGTTTTCAAGACCGGCCTAATCGTCCACTCTAGCACCCCTCCAAATGTCTGCAGTGATACGTGTTGGGCACCTTTGAATGAGCACATTAACATGTATAAGAATGAGAGAGAAGGGGGTTCAGCGGATGAGACAAATTTTGGAGAGCATTTCACGCCCCTTAAACGAAATTATACACGGTCGTTGAAAGCTCTTCTAATGTAACCGGCTTGTGAAGGATGCCGGATAACCCATCTCTTTGCAATTCAAGGACACTCTCAACTTGGCGATATCCTGTGATCAACACTACTTTAATTTCTATGCCCTTCTTCTTTAATTCATAAAAACATTCCCGGCCTGTCATTTCCGGCATGAGATCGTCAAGCAGGATCAGGGAGATATCCTCCTTGGCATGATAGACGACTTCAAGACATTCCTTAGCCGATGAGGCTTCTAGAGTCTTATACCCTAACGATTGCAGCATGCTTGATAGAATAAAACGTGTACGTTGATCATCATCACAGACCAATACATTCAAATTTTTGGGAGGATTCATTTTGAGTGTGGGTTCGAATATCTGAGCCCCCATTTTCTGTAGGGGTTCGGTGGTCAAAAATTCGATCAAAAAGCAAGCCCCACCTTTCTTCTGATTTCTCGCTTTTATCGTTCCGCCATGTTCTTTCACGGTTCCATAGACGACTGAAAGCCCAAGTCCAGTGCCTTCGTGAGATGATTTGGTGGAGAAAAAAGGTTCAAAAATTCTCTCTTTTTGGTCTGGGTTTATTCCTGGACCGTTATCAGTGACCTCTAGACATATTGACTCCCTCAATGACCGTGATCCCTTAGAGGAATGGTCTTCATGAAAAAAATGACTGTTAAACGTTTTGATGTATATTTTCCCGTTTTGCCCATCAACGGCTTGAATCGCATTGATCCCTAGGTTCACAAGCATATTCTTCAATTGTGCCGAATCACCCATTAAGCAGCTATTTGTCGCCAACAATTTAAGATGAAAGTGAGCCTTCTTCTTGCTTCCCCGTCTGAGGAACAAAATGGCATCACTGATAATCTCATGGAGGTCAACGTGAGTAAACGTCGTCCCGCCTTTTTTGGAAAACGATAACAGTTTTTTCGTGAAGGCTTTGGCGTCGTGTGCCGCATCAATAACCGTGGCGAGATAGGGCTCCAAACTGGGGTTCGTATTCCCGGCTTGAATGAGTTGGGCTGCGCCTAATAACGCACATAAGGAATTATTGAAATCGTGCGCCACTCCACCAGCCAGCATTCCCAGTGAGTCAAGTCTTTGCCCATGTTTGAGACGTTGTTCGAGGCTCAAATCCTCAAGGAGAGCTTGTAAGGTTTCTTCTAATTCTCTCAAGTATGTCTGAAAGGGAAAGACATACCCCTTTTCCTGCTGCCGTATCGCAAGGATTCCCCGGTATGCAGAACCGGACTCGTTTGCGTCATTCTCCCATGTCTTCGAAAACGTAAAAAGTGAAAATGTCATTCCATCGCATGTCATGACTTCAGGAGGTGTTTCAGACTCGATTAAGAACGTTTGGATTTTTTCTTTCAGTGCCTTTTTGAATGTCCGATTCGTTATCCAATGAGAGAGCACGCAAGGTTTCTCAGAATCTTTAACGTAACAAAAAAGTAGCGGCTCTTCTCTGTGAAAGTATGACAGGAGCTCGACACTATGTTTAATGAATATGTGTGGCTGTTTGACCGCATATCGCAATCGATTGAATTCTCTTGACAGCACAAGCTTGGCATCACTGACACTTTTTACTAATAAGCAGTTCGCTTGCTGTGCCGTGAGTTCGGTCGCCTGACCAAAAAAACGGAGATTGCCACCCGATAGCACAGCAAGATGCGTGGCGTGCGAAATCGTCTCGTCGTATTTTTCAGTGGAGAACACGAACGTAATACCTTGCTGCGAAAGTCGAACAATTTTCTTGAAAAGATGATCGTTGCTGTGTTCGTCTAAATCCTGAAAGACTCCATTCAATATGTACAAAGATGTCTTGCACAGAAACCCACGAACCAGCGAAGCGATCACTCGTTCTTTACGTGACATCAGAGTGGATGGTCGTTCCCATTCTAACTCTTGACCTAATTCATCATATAAATCTTGAGCCCGTTTACGGAGGTGATTTCTATTTAAAATTCCTTCACCAATCGCCAGTGGAACTCCCAAAAAAAGATTATCGAATAACGAGAGTTCATGGTAATAGCCTAGGTCGCCAAATATTCCTGAGATCGAGATTTTCTCTGACGAGGTAGGATGGAGATCATGGAGATATTGCACGGATCCTTGTGTGGGGTTCAGGTGTCCAGACAATATTTGCAGGAGAGCACTCGATTCGTCAGGGTTTTCACTGGCGATTGCGACAATGGCCCCCTGAGGGATAGAGAACGAGATTTCCCGAAGAATCGGAGGAAACGTCTCACCGTGGTACGACACATCTTCCAAGGTCAGGATATGGTGGCCAGCAGAATTTGAGTAAAGAGACATGGGATTATCGTCTGGGATGTTCAGTGACTGTCAGATCGATCAGCAACGTACTTAAGACCAAGATTCCGGCCATGACATAACTGACCTCTGGCTGGAGCCCTAAAAACTCTAATTGATGCTGAATGATGACGAGGAGGATAGTGATAATGAAAATCCGTGACGGAGAAGGCAGGCGACGTTGAAGGCCAGCATTACTAATGATCACGATTGCCAGGGCATCAAATGGAAGCCGCATCCCAATATTGGGACTCGCGGTATTGAGTCGAGCATAGAAAATCGTGCTTGCAAGGAGGGCCGTCAAGGCAGCGAAAATAAAGGCGAAAATTTTATAATGACGGGTCGATATCCCGCAAAATCGAGCTCGCCTGCCCCCTAATCCTATTGCAATTAAATTCCTTCCGGTTGTCGAACGTCGAAAGAATGCCTCTAAAGCACCTACCAGTGCGAGAAAGACGAGGATGGATGTGGGGAGCCCCCAGACTTCCCCCCACCCTAAGGATTCCCAAACAGCCACGGTTGTACCAGGTTGCGAAGTAGAGGGCATTCCATCGCAGAGAAAAAAAACTACGCCTCGTATGATGAACATCATCGTAAAGGTCACAACCAATGTAGATCCGACTGTGACAGAGATAATTCCGTTAACAAAACCAATGACTCCTACTAGGGGAATAATCAGGAGCATGGCTATGAATGGAGACAGAGTATTGGAGAGCATTGAGAAGGTCATTAAGCTGAACGCAAAGGTTGCTCCCAACGACAAGTCATACTCATTGACATGAAAGACCATTAACGCTCCTAAAGCGATAATCCCTAGTACAGCCGTTTCATGCCCGATGCTTGCTAAACTCCACACGGCGACGTTATGTGGGTTGATGAGTGACAATGTCGCAATAATGCACATCATCATCAGGATCATGACCCATTCGACCGTAGAAAACTTTTGGTAGTCGACAGGGGGTTGATGGTACAGATTTGAGGTTACCACTCTGGCACGATTCCTCGGGCAATCCCTGGAGTCACGAGGACTTGTGGGATTTCAATGAAAAAGTTTACGTGTTCTCCATCCATTAATTTTTGAACTGTTTGAATCACCTTTTGTCCTTCCTCAGCAATGGAAGAATACGTGGCATACTGAATATCTCCAGTATGCATGAAGTTCTTCACATCCTGAGTGAATTCGAGTGTCACAACCTTGATGTCCTTAATTTTATTTTTTTGAAGAATGTGCACGACCGCCACAGCCGCTTCTGCCCATTGTGTGACAATCACCGTACCCAGTGTCTTTTCATCGACCATTCTTTGAATTTCACGTGCGACGATCTGAATATTCCATCCAGGAATGAGCAGCTTTTCGATGAGCGTCCAGTGATCTTTGTGGGCATCAAAGGAATCAAGAAATCCTTTCTCTCGAAATCGTTGCGGTGCTGTTCCGGGCGCCCCTTCAATTAAAACGATATTTATTGGCGTATCTCTTGCCAAAAGTTCGACAGCCTTTCCAAGTATTTGGCCGGCTTTCAACTCATCGCGACCGATATGAGCATTCACAATGGCGGATGGCTGGTTTTGTGTATGACCGACCCCATTTGTGAATGTCACAAAGGGAATAGACTTTTCTCTGATTAACTTAATAATGGCTGACATGGCTTGGTTATCAACAGAACACAGAGCGATCGCATCAAAGGTTTTACCTAACAAAACATTCTCGACCTGCTCTATTTGAACGTAGGGGTCCCATCCGGCATTAAATGTCACGAGATCTATATCAAGTCTCTTCGCTTCTTGATCCATGGCACGTGTTTCAATCGAGAAAAATTTCACGGAGCCTGGAAGGAAGACAGCCATGTGCTTTTTATGGTCTTCGAATTGATGCAGTTGAATGAAAATGTTCAAGATTATCAGGAGACATAAAACCCCAAGCAGAGAAAGCAGTATTTTTTGGGGAAATGCGAACGATGGCATGTCAATGCATCGATGCTCACGCCCCTCTATGTTCAGTGCGTTTATGATACTCATTTCGTACGGAGTGTTTATGGGCTATGCGAATGAGTGCTTTCACAGCCTCATTTGAGCCGTTATGCCGTTTCTTGGGCGTCTCTTCTTACAAGTGAGGAGTGCTCGCTCGTTCATAGCCGTTTCAAATAACTTACCGTATGGTTCCCGTCGTGCCGCGCGAGATTTGTCGTATTTGCTGATTGGAACTTATTGGGATTCGCTATCAATTGAGTGATGAACAAAACAATGTGTCAGGGTAATCTCAGTACTCATGTAGTGTATGTTTGGCTCTCTCCTGTACATTTGTGGGGAAGTGCATTCAATGTGTCACGCGTCTTTTGGTGTCAGCAACGTTCCTGACAGGTCGTCAAGTCCCTTGTTGTTCATCAGATCGCCATATTTTCCCTTCGTAGCCGATCAATCTTCTTCGGAGGATGGCTCAGGTTCTACCCATGGGTACAGAACTTTCTCACATAAATTACAGAGACTGTGGGAAAGCTTAGTGTGGTGGGTGGAACTTAAATAGGCCTCTACACTCTGCCATTCACCATTTTCCTTAAATAGGCTTTTGCAGACAGCGCAGATTATCTGGAGGTTCTTTGTTGAGACGTTTTTTTCATCCATCGTATGTATATGGCAGGTGGTATGAGCGGGTTCTTCCCCTACCATCGTATGATCGGGATTCGTTCGTCTGAGATTCCAGTTTTGATGGCCAAGCTCTGGGAATTCTTTCATGACTTCAAGTATCAGTGAGCGGTTGCTGATCGCGATCTCTTCCATGCCTAACCAGGGCAGGGGTGGGAGTGGAGAGGGGCTGGTCCAGATGATATCGAACAAGCCATCTTCTCGAGCTCTTCCAATGCGTGCGTACCTTCCAACATGATGATTTTTCTGTATCTGAATCATACCGCTAGGGCCATTGAAAAAAGTTCCGATAAGGTGTTCAGACAAGACTTCGCAATCGAAGGTTTTGCAGCGTTCGACTAGTTGTTTCCATAGATACACCTGACTGTAAGATGTCACAACGGGATCGGAGATCGGATAATGTGGGCCAAGATATTCTTTGCATTTTTTCACGAAACGTTGATTTTCATCATCAGGGATCGTTGAAAAATAGTTCCAGCAGGCATAACTCCCTTTGACTTCCTCCGCAATGCTCAGAGATTCGATTTCGGAAAGGCTAAAGGACATAATCGGGATAACTTCAGGGCCTATCCCAGCCTGATACAGTTTTTTGAAAAACACTAAGTTACTGTCTCCATTAAGAGTATTAAAGATTATGTCTGGCTTACATTCGATGATCATGTCGATGAGATTGGAAACATTCGTCGATCCCAACGGTATATATTCCTCACCTAATACGGTTCCTTTATCATTTTTGACGAATAGACTAATCAAGCGATTGCTGGTTCTTGGAAAGACGTAGTCAGAACCAACGAGGACGCAACGGTTGAAGCCTCTCGATAACGCCCACTTTACTCCAGGAAGGATCTGTTGGTTAAAACAACTTCCCGTATATATGATGCAAGGGGCTTCCTCTAAGCCTTCGTATTGCAGGGGATACCAGAGAAGGGATTGGTGTCGTTCAATGATGGGCTTGACGGCTTTTCGCGATGCAGAGGTCCAACAGCCAAACACACAGGCGACATCATTTTTCGTTAAGAGAGTTTCTGCTTGGGATGCATATTCCTCGGGAATTGATTTGCAATCTTTGACGATTGCTTCAATTTGTTGACCCAGCACGCCTCCAGATTGGTTAATTTCGTGAACAGCCATTTCAATGGCTTGTACCATCGGAACCTCATTTAACTTCATCGTTCCGGAGAGCGAATGAATGATTCCAATTTTTATGGTGTGAGTCATGTGTTGTAATCGTCTCTTTAGTGTTCGTGAGTAGATATTCTTTGTACAGCCCTTGATTTGCTTTCCCCGATGACGAATTGTCCGGTAAGGTTGCTCAATCGGAGCCATAGTGCGCAGACTCTACTAATGTGCAGCGCATCATAACGTATGGCATGTCCTCCACTTATTCTGATCTTTCCCTCATCACAACACCATGGCTAAATGCCTTTCAACTGGAGCCATAGGGCATCGGCTTTGAGCGTTTGTCATTTGCGTACCTATAGGAAAAACAAGGTGGATAAGAGCGGAGAGGGGGGCTTTCTGTTTTGGTGTTCTTTCTCATCGTGGCGTCTCTCAATTTCTTGGATGATCTGTGGATGTCCTGCAACACCCCCTTGCACCCCGCGACGCCGCTTCTGTTCAACTCACCACAAACAGCACTTTCGAGTGTAGTCGAAGAACCAAAGTGGCTCGTCTTAGGGATTGAGAAACTGTTCGACGGGATTCTTTGTTATTTTCATTTCTCTCAACCGATCTGGATAAAGTTACAGATACTCTCTAAAAATACGTTTGGATAATATCAGATATATTCCTCACCTCCTGTCTAAATCAAGGGAAAAGACCCGTTAGCTATGACTTTTCCTGAAAATCAGACATAGACTGAAGGCAAAGTCGGAAATTTAGAAGTGGGTACAAGATTCTGGACAATGGATTGAGCTGTGCAGAAAGACCGGCGTACTGGCAGTAGGGGGTTCGTGACAGCAGAATGGTGAGCGGAAAGGACGGCGTTGACGTCGAGAAAAAGGAACCGGGTCGCGACGAAGCGTTGACTAGCTAAAGCAATATAGAATGACTCGTAGAGAATCTCAGTTTACTTGTGTTTATATGGCGGAGGGGGTGGGATTCGAACCCACGGTCCCGTGAAGGACTCCGGTTTTCAAGACCGGCCTATTCGTCCACTCTAGCACCCCTCCAAGGATTATTGGATATGTCGGATATGAAAGTTATTAATACGGACCTATCATGGGAAACTCTATCGGTACAGTTTTGACCGGGAATGAATTGGACGAGATTACTCGCTAAAATTATTCAATCATCAATATGGCATTCCAGGGAAATACCTGTGGGACAAGAGACATGAAGCGGACTCTCCAAACATCTTTTTCAGAATGAGAGCTCCGATGCGCTATGATAGACGTGCTGCGTTCATCTGTCTCACTCATGCTCAACATCAATGTCTAACGGTTTTTCATCCCTTCAATCCGATCAGTTTCCGGAATGTACGGACGAAGCACATCTGGAATACGTACGGACCCGTCGGCTTGTTGATAATTTTCCAGAAGGGCCACCAATGTCCGTCCCACCGCCAACCCCGATCCGTTTAAGGTATGGACGTGGGAAGGTTTGCCCTGCTTAGGTCGAAAGCGAATACCAGCACGTCTGGCCTGAAAGGCCTCGAAATTACTACAGGAGGAGACCTCTCGATAGGTATTCTGTGACGGAACCCAGACTTCTAAATCATACGTTTTGGCCGCGGAAAATCCGAGGTCTCCAGTGCAGAGTGTGATGACCCGATAGGGGAGACCCAAGGCTTGCAAGATTGCTTCGGCGCACGTCGTTAAATCTTCTAGCGCTTGATAAGAGTCTTCCGGTTGGACAAAGTTCACAAGCTCCACTTTTTGAAATTGATGGACGCGAATGAGTCCTTTGGTATCTTGTCCGTATGAGCCTGCCTCTCTGCGAAAGCACGGGGTATGGGCCACGTAACGAAGCGGAAGGTCGGTTTCCGGGAGAATCTCTTGTTGATAGATATTCGTGACCGGTACTTCGGCCGTAGGGATGAGAAAATAGTCCTCGCTCGTTATATGAAACGCGTCGTCTTCAAACTTCGGAAGCTGACCGGTTCCGGTCATGGTCGTGCGATTCACAATATAGGGAGGTAGCACTTCGGTGTATCCATGTTCGCGAGTATGGACATCTAGCATAAAGTTGGCTAAGGCCCGCTCAAGTTTGGCTCCAAGACCGAGCGAAAGCGAAAAACGCGATCCGGTAATTTTGCTGGCTCGCTCAAAGTCAAACAATCCCAGCGCTTCGCCCAGGGTTTCATGGGATTGGGGGGGGAATGCGAAGGTGGGAAGCGTTCCCCAGCGACGAATTTCGACATTATCCTGCTCGCTCGTTCCCTGCGGGACTGATTCATGCGGAGTATTGGGTATCCGGAGCGCGTGGGCTTGGAGCTGTTCTTCGATTCCGCGTAACTGCCCTTCCATGGCTTGAATGCGATCGCCTAGCTCTCGAAGTGTAGCTGTTGCTTCGTCTGTCGGTTGTTGTTGGCGTTTGAGCTTCGCGACCGTATTTGAGCCTTGTTTTAATTGATTCCGCAGCTCTTCGATATTGCCAATCAATTCTCGGCGTTGCTCTGATAATTTCCGAACGAGATCCCAGGGCACCTCTTGCCCACGTACTCCCAACGCGTGTTGCAAAGCTTCGAGCTGATCCTTTAAAACACGGAAATCATACATAGGTTGTCATTCTTAAGGGTTCGTGCATTGTGCTGAATCTACCACTCAGTGTAATGGGAGTCAACGAATGGTATTCGTGATGCTCGTGAGCGAAAAAGAGAGGACCAATCACGAGTGAACATGGCATATGTCTTTCCCTATGAAGATGCGTTTATCCTGGGAGTCAGTTGCCTGATTCTCGTCTTGCTGTACGTGCGCTGGAGGGTTGCTAGACGGCAACAAGCCCGTGCTCCCGAGGAGAAGCATTCAGGAGATGAGTAAGGCAAATTCTGCTCACGAGAGCGTTTGAGTTTTCACCAACCCCTCTTTATAATCCGTCTTCTTTTTGGGGAAAGGAACACTGCATGTCTGATGCGAGTTTGAAACGATCCGACGGACGGCTACCGAATGAAATTCGTCCTGTCAAAATTACGCGAGGGTTTACCAAATATGCTGAAGGTTCGGTGCTGATTGAAATGGGAGAGACCAAGGTCATTTGCAATGCGTCGGTCGAAGAGAAAGTACCGCCATTTCTTCGGGATAAAGGTAAGGGCTGGGTGACGGCAGAATATGGCATGCTCCCTCGATCCACCCATGACCGTATGCCGCGTGAGGCGAACCGTGGGAAGCAAGGCGGACGGACGCTCGAAATTCAGCGGCTCGTGGGCCGCGCCCTTCGTGCCGTGACCGACATGCCCGCACTCGGTGAGCGAACCATCTGGATCGATTGCGATGTCATTCAGGCTGATGGGGGAACTCGGACTGCGGCTATTACTGGCTCGTTTATCGCGCTAGCTGATGCTATGATGAAACTCAAAGAGAAGCGATTGATTAAACAACGGCCCCTGAATGATTATCTAGCTGCAATCAGCATTGGGAAAATCGGTGGAGAGGTTCGAATTGACCTGGCGTACGATGAAGATTCAGTCGCAGACGTGGACATGAATCTTGTCATGACGGGAAAAGGCCACTTAGTTGAAGTGCAAGGTACGGCCGAAGGCGCGCCATTTGAGAAAAAAGATCTTGACGCGTTCCTGTCTTTGGGATGGATTGGCATCCAAGATCTCATCAAAAAGCAAAAAGAACTCATAGGACCTCTGGCTTGACCGACAATTCTCATGCTCTACAGACGCTGGTGCTGGCAACAGGCAATCGGCATAAGCAAGAAGAAATTTTGACATATCTTGCTGATCTTCCTCTCAGGATTTTGACATTGCGCGATTTTCCCGATGTCCCTGCAATTATCGAAGATGGAAAGACCTGTACAGAAAATGCCGAGAAGAAAGCCCAGGGCATTGCCGACTATACTGGACATGTGACGCTGGCGGATGACACCGGACTCGAAGTCGACGCGTTAGATGGACGTCCTGGAGTCTATGCCGCGCGATATGCTGGGGAAGATGCCTCCTACGAAGATAATTGTCAAAAATTGCTCAAAGAGCTTCGGGGCATACCGACTGGACATCGGCAGGCTCGTTTTCTTACAGTAGTGGCGATTGCATTACCGCATGGCGCTGTTGAGACAGTTGAAGGTATTCTCAACGGAGAAATTACGACGCAGCAAAAAGGGACGAAAGGCTTTGGGTACGATCCGGTCTTCTTGATACCTGAGCTTGGAAAGACATTGGCTGAAGTAAGTCTTGATCTCAAAAACAGGATTAGCCATCGCGCCAAGGCCTTGGCAAAAGCCAAAGAGCTCCTTACAACCAAATGGATTCCCCACAAAAAGTCGGGGCGTAGCGCAGCCCGGTAGCGCGCCTGCTTTGGGAGCAGGATGTCGGAGGTTCAAATCCTCTCGCCCCGACCAACCTTCACTCTCCCCATACTCTTAAGTTCTCAGGTATTGTCATATTAATGCCATGTGAACAAAATGTCGTTATTTTGTAAGACACACTTCGTGTACAGGCCAACTCCTGCCAAACTTAGAATACCTGGTTGCGTAACAGCCGATAGTTGACTGCCTAGATCAGGTGGTGACCAAGATGAAACGGATCTTCGTATGCTCGTGCTAGTGATTGCGACGATGTTGCGCGAGAATATCTAGGGAATCGCCATGTTGCTCCACGGTTCGTCACAGATAGTGCCGTTGGCCTTGAACGATCACAAGCATTTCGTCGACCTGCCAGGCATCATTCAGGTGTCCCTGTCGTTTCTTGAGTTTTTGAGTATAGTCCTGGTTAAACTTCTAACACCATTGACGAACGGTTTCGTAGGTGACGATGATTCCGGGCTTTGTACTTTGTCTATAAACATTATTTTGGTATGATTCGCTCCATAGTCGACTTGTAAATCGTCAACCCTTGAAGTGAGCTATGACGCGTAGAGTAGTTATGCCGTGT
The genomic region above belongs to Nitrospirales bacterium and contains:
- the serS gene encoding serine--tRNA ligase translates to MYDFRVLKDQLEALQHALGVRGQEVPWDLVRKLSEQRRELIGNIEELRNQLKQGSNTVAKLKRQQQPTDEATATLRELGDRIQAMEGQLRGIEEQLQAHALRIPNTPHESVPQGTSEQDNVEIRRWGTLPTFAFPPQSHETLGEALGLFDFERASKITGSRFSLSLGLGAKLERALANFMLDVHTREHGYTEVLPPYIVNRTTMTGTGQLPKFEDDAFHITSEDYFLIPTAEVPVTNIYQQEILPETDLPLRYVAHTPCFRREAGSYGQDTKGLIRVHQFQKVELVNFVQPEDSYQALEDLTTCAEAILQALGLPYRVITLCTGDLGFSAAKTYDLEVWVPSQNTYREVSSCSNFEAFQARRAGIRFRPKQGKPSHVHTLNGSGLAVGRTLVALLENYQQADGSVRIPDVLRPYIPETDRIEGMKNR
- the rph gene encoding ribonuclease PH produces the protein MSDASLKRSDGRLPNEIRPVKITRGFTKYAEGSVLIEMGETKVICNASVEEKVPPFLRDKGKGWVTAEYGMLPRSTHDRMPREANRGKQGGRTLEIQRLVGRALRAVTDMPALGERTIWIDCDVIQADGGTRTAAITGSFIALADAMMKLKEKRLIKQRPLNDYLAAISIGKIGGEVRIDLAYDEDSVADVDMNLVMTGKGHLVEVQGTAEGAPFEKKDLDAFLSLGWIGIQDLIKKQKELIGPLA
- a CDS encoding XTP/dITP diphosphatase encodes the protein MTDNSHALQTLVLATGNRHKQEEILTYLADLPLRILTLRDFPDVPAIIEDGKTCTENAEKKAQGIADYTGHVTLADDTGLEVDALDGRPGVYAARYAGEDASYEDNCQKLLKELRGIPTGHRQARFLTVVAIALPHGAVETVEGILNGEITTQQKGTKGFGYDPVFLIPELGKTLAEVSLDLKNRISHRAKALAKAKELLTTKWIPHKKSGRSAAR